One genomic window of Deltaproteobacteria bacterium includes the following:
- a CDS encoding efflux RND transporter periplasmic adaptor subunit: protein MPKETNRKRGSRKRQILVSSLLILLTIVLASWAFVGFSKDDGSLGDMPVFSVKRGPLKISITESGTIQAREKIIVKSEVEGRTSIIYLVDEGTRVKKGDLLVELDASALLDQKIDQEIRVQNAEAAFISAREALAVVENQAQSDVDIARLNYDFALQDLEKYTQGEYPNQLKEMESKITIAKEELTRARERLEWSRRLFEEGYISQTELQADELAEKKALLDLELVKNEQGLLKDFTHKRRLAQLESDVKQAKMSLERTIRKAKADVVQAKANLAAKESEYKRQQDKLQRIESQIRKTKIYAPADGLVIYATSADRGHRFGPRPEPLSEGATVQERQELIHLPTTSGFNAEIGVYEASLDKVKPGLQVDVKVDALPGERFSGRVVSIAPLPDPRSAFLNPDLKIYDTVIRLDDSVNTRLLRSGMSCNAEIIVAEYEDTVYVPVQAVLQVRGRPTVYVVEGGKIHPRVVETGLSNNSMIRIIQGLEPGELVSLAPPLSEAALDVPGPVTSTKGGAKGPATKGAPIAGIQGRSFGEAFIKTADKDGDNRVSRDEFRGPPEVFDRLDKDNDGYITVSEAPERVPPQGERQGQVLSGGLP from the coding sequence ATGCCAAAGGAGACCAATAGGAAAAGAGGATCGAGGAAAAGACAAATACTGGTTTCCTCCCTCCTCATCCTGCTGACCATTGTCCTGGCCTCTTGGGCCTTTGTGGGTTTTTCCAAGGACGATGGATCATTGGGTGATATGCCAGTGTTTTCGGTGAAGAGGGGTCCCCTGAAGATCAGTATAACGGAATCGGGGACCATCCAGGCCAGGGAGAAGATCATTGTCAAGAGTGAGGTAGAGGGAAGGACTTCTATTATATACCTCGTGGATGAGGGGACAAGGGTCAAAAAAGGGGACCTCTTGGTGGAACTGGATGCCAGTGCGCTCCTGGACCAGAAGATCGATCAGGAGATAAGGGTCCAGAACGCGGAAGCGGCGTTTATCTCGGCACGGGAGGCCCTTGCAGTGGTGGAGAACCAGGCACAGAGCGATGTGGATATCGCCCGACTGAACTATGACTTCGCCCTCCAGGACCTGGAAAAATACACCCAGGGAGAATATCCAAACCAGTTAAAGGAGATGGAATCCAAGATCACCATCGCTAAAGAGGAGCTCACGAGGGCCAGAGAGAGGCTGGAATGGTCGCGGAGGCTCTTTGAAGAGGGATATATTTCACAGACAGAACTCCAGGCCGATGAGTTGGCAGAGAAAAAGGCCCTCCTTGACTTAGAGCTGGTGAAAAATGAACAGGGGCTTCTGAAGGATTTCACACACAAGAGGCGTCTTGCGCAACTTGAGAGCGATGTCAAGCAGGCCAAGATGTCTCTTGAAAGGACGATCAGGAAGGCAAAGGCCGATGTAGTCCAGGCAAAGGCAAACCTTGCAGCGAAGGAATCAGAATACAAAAGGCAACAGGACAAACTCCAAAGGATCGAGTCCCAGATCCGGAAGACGAAGATCTATGCCCCGGCAGACGGCCTGGTCATCTATGCCACAAGCGCGGACCGGGGCCACCGCTTCGGTCCCAGGCCCGAGCCACTCTCAGAGGGGGCCACTGTCCAGGAGAGACAGGAATTGATACACCTACCCACCACGTCGGGTTTCAATGCAGAGATCGGGGTCTATGAGGCCAGTCTGGATAAGGTCAAGCCGGGCCTGCAGGTGGATGTGAAGGTGGACGCCCTTCCAGGGGAGAGATTTTCGGGCAGGGTCGTTTCCATAGCGCCCCTGCCCGATCCCAGGAGCGCCTTTTTAAACCCTGACCTGAAGATATATGACACGGTCATCCGACTCGATGACAGCGTAAACACCCGACTCCTCAGAAGCGGCATGAGCTGCAACGCAGAGATAATCGTGGCGGAGTATGAAGATACGGTCTATGTCCCTGTGCAGGCAGTGCTCCAGGTCAGGGGCAGGCCGACGGTCTATGTCGTAGAAGGGGGAAAGATCCACCCCAGGGTCGTGGAGACAGGCCTCAGCAACAACAGCATGATCAGGATCATCCAAGGGTTGGAGCCGGGGGAGTTGGTCTCCCTGGCCCCTCCACTCTCTGAGGCGGCACTTGATGTGCCAGGGCCTGTTACCTCTACAAAAGGAGGAGCAAAAGGACCCGCTACCAAGGGGGCCCCTATCGCAGGGATCCAGGGCCGCTCTTTCGGAGAGGCCTTTATCAAGACAGCGGACAAGGATGGCGACAACAGGGTCTCAAGGGACGAGTTCAGAGGTCCGCCGGAGGTCTTTGACCGTCTTGACAAGGACAATGACGGATATATCACTGTCAGTGAAGCGCCTGAAAGGGTCCCGCCTCAGGGTGAGAGACAAGGCCAGGTTCTTTCGGGAGGCCTCCCTTGA
- a CDS encoding ABC transporter ATP-binding protein, translating to MEPSRNDQEIIILEGATKIYPMGSQAVRALDNISIAFKKGSFWAIMGPSGSGKSTMMNILGCLDRLTKGRYLLEGHDVSELDDDALSEFRLRHLGFIFQSFNLIPQLTVQKNIELPLYYLGWDPRESSRRAEELANQVGLEGRLDHRPSELSGGQMQRVAIARAMANDPMILLADEPTGNLDTTTGRQILELLDGLHDRGKTIIIVTHEEQIAQYAENRLYMRDGVIERLETRDAGT from the coding sequence ATGGAACCCTCAAGGAATGATCAGGAAATCATAATACTCGAAGGCGCCACCAAGATCTACCCTATGGGTTCCCAGGCGGTGAGGGCCCTTGACAATATAAGCATCGCCTTTAAGAAAGGGAGTTTTTGGGCCATTATGGGCCCGAGCGGATCCGGCAAGAGCACCATGATGAATATCCTTGGCTGTCTTGACCGCCTCACGAAGGGACGATACCTCCTTGAGGGTCATGATGTGAGTGAGCTGGATGATGATGCATTGAGCGAATTCAGGCTCAGGCACCTGGGTTTTATCTTCCAGAGCTTCAACCTTATCCCCCAGCTTACGGTCCAGAAGAACATCGAACTGCCCCTGTATTACCTGGGTTGGGATCCACGAGAAAGCAGCAGGCGTGCCGAGGAACTTGCAAACCAGGTGGGGCTCGAGGGAAGGCTCGATCACAGGCCTTCGGAGCTGTCCGGCGGGCAGATGCAGAGGGTGGCCATAGCAAGGGCCATGGCCAACGACCCGATGATACTCCTTGCAGATGAGCCCACCGGGAACCTGGATACGACCACTGGGAGGCAGATTCTGGAACTCCTCGACGGGCTCCACGACCGTGGAAAGACCATCATCATAGTCACTCATGAGGAACAGATAGCACAGTATGCGGAAAACAGGCTCTACATGAGGGACGGGGTCATAGAAAGGCTGGAAACCAGGGATGCTGGGACATAA
- a CDS encoding ABC transporter permease has product MLGVVFGVGSVVAMLAVGEGASKEALEQIRKVGSNNILINSVKSVEEEAPSTTRVRMSVYGLTYNDFDRISQTFSTIKEAVPVKLVREEGRLGERSLELRVVGTTPAWFDLVRRPIIGGRVLMPLDSINKAPVVVLTEFGARRLLATRNTIGQDIRIGGNSFRVIGIVMSEKGSSGGIQLPDQVVDAYIPIEVAKAYYGDTSIKRTSGSFEMKRVELDQIILEVTRMEEVERTAKGLEAMLERFHDKKDYVMSVPLALLKQAEATKRTFNIVLGSIAGISLLVGGIGIMNIMLASVTERTREIGIRRAIGAKKGQIITQFLIETVVLSTIGGIAGLGLGVFIPLLITYIAAMPTVITPLSIILPLVISMGIGIIFGLYPAARAAEVDPIIALRHE; this is encoded by the coding sequence ATGTTGGGCGTGGTCTTCGGCGTGGGGAGCGTCGTGGCCATGCTGGCGGTCGGAGAAGGCGCGAGCAAGGAGGCCCTAGAACAGATCAGGAAGGTGGGGAGCAATAATATCTTGATAAACTCGGTGAAGTCCGTTGAGGAGGAGGCCCCTTCCACCACGAGGGTCCGAATGAGTGTATACGGCCTGACCTATAATGACTTTGACAGGATCTCCCAGACGTTTTCTACCATAAAAGAGGCCGTCCCCGTCAAGCTGGTCAGGGAGGAGGGCCGCCTGGGCGAGAGGTCCCTTGAGCTCAGGGTGGTGGGGACCACACCGGCCTGGTTTGACCTGGTCAGGAGACCCATTATTGGTGGGAGGGTCCTGATGCCACTGGATTCCATAAATAAGGCCCCTGTGGTCGTGCTCACAGAGTTCGGGGCCCGGAGGCTCCTTGCCACCAGGAACACCATAGGACAGGACATCAGGATCGGGGGCAACAGTTTCAGGGTGATCGGGATCGTCATGAGCGAGAAGGGAAGCTCTGGAGGTATCCAGCTACCGGACCAGGTAGTGGATGCCTATATCCCTATCGAGGTGGCCAAGGCCTATTATGGGGATACGAGCATCAAGAGGACATCGGGTTCCTTTGAGATGAAGAGGGTGGAATTGGACCAGATCATCCTGGAGGTGACAAGGATGGAGGAAGTGGAAAGGACCGCCAAGGGCCTTGAGGCCATGCTGGAGCGTTTCCATGACAAGAAGGACTATGTGATGAGCGTCCCCCTGGCTCTCCTGAAGCAGGCGGAGGCCACAAAGAGGACCTTTAATATCGTCCTGGGTTCCATTGCTGGTATCAGCCTCCTGGTGGGAGGGATAGGTATCATGAATATCATGCTCGCCTCTGTGACCGAAAGGACCAGGGAGATCGGGATCAGAAGGGCCATTGGCGCGAAAAAGGGGCAGATCATCACCCAGTTTCTCATAGAGACGGTTGTCCTCTCCACGATTGGGGGCATCGCGGGACTGGGACTCGGGGTTTTCATCCCCCTCCTGATCACTTACATTGCCGCCATGCCCACAGTTATAACCCCTTTAAGCATCATACTGCCCCTTGTGATCAGCATGGGTATAGGCATCATCTTCGGGCTCTACCCCGCCGCCCGCGCAGCGGAAGTGGATCCCATAATCGCCCTCAGGCACGAATAG
- a CDS encoding DUF2080 family transposase-associated protein yields the protein MPKTDRKTPSRSSKPRKGKGRVKIELFGKAAIDKKVGTSGKTGRIYVPPEWVGHQVLVIRLD from the coding sequence GTGCCGAAAACCGATCGAAAAACACCTTCCCGGTCATCAAAACCGAGAAAAGGCAAAGGGAGAGTGAAGATTGAACTTTTTGGAAAGGCTGCAATCGACAAAAAGGTAGGAACGAGCGGCAAGACCGGCAGGATCTATGTTCCCCCGGAATGGGTGGGGCACCAGGTCCTGGTCATACGCCTCGACTAG
- a CDS encoding phenylacetate--CoA ligase family protein yields the protein MYTEQKYWNPLLETLPGEKLRDLQLKKFRRIFQWAYEHSKFHRSLYDEAGIKPEDIRSFEDIRRVPKVEKSMMRDIQRKDPFPYGDALCVPLEEVTEFRQTSGTTGQPVYQPDTWQDWEWWAECWSYILWAQGYRPQDRVFLPFGYNVFVAFWAAHYAAEKIGCEVIPGGVLDTQARILKIQELRPTAMMATPTYVLGMADTARNKMGLDPREMTINKITCAGEPGASIPTTKQRMEEAWNAKVYDHAGATEIGAWCFECEEQSGGLHVNEAFFLVEIEDVDTGEPILEPGRRGKMIITALDRVAQPCIRFDSKDIIVWGEEACPCGRTFRLIKGGIIGRADDITKVKGVLLAPAAIEEVVRGFKELSDEFEVVVDKVGDVDRITLKVELMPEFKSRQEEIAGRLKDELRVKTNLGYKLEFHEYESLPRYEVKAKRFKDLRKTH from the coding sequence ATGTATACCGAACAAAAGTACTGGAACCCATTGCTGGAAACCCTGCCCGGGGAAAAACTGAGAGATCTCCAGCTCAAGAAGTTCAGGAGAATCTTCCAGTGGGCCTATGAACATTCCAAGTTCCACAGATCCCTGTACGACGAGGCGGGGATCAAGCCCGAAGACATCCGTTCTTTCGAGGACATCCGGCGGGTTCCCAAGGTCGAGAAGAGCATGATGCGGGACATCCAGAGAAAGGACCCGTTTCCTTACGGTGACGCCCTCTGCGTTCCCCTGGAGGAGGTGACCGAGTTCCGCCAGACGAGCGGAACCACAGGACAACCCGTGTACCAGCCGGACACCTGGCAGGACTGGGAGTGGTGGGCCGAGTGCTGGTCCTATATCCTTTGGGCCCAGGGTTACAGGCCGCAGGACCGTGTCTTCCTCCCCTTCGGCTACAACGTATTCGTGGCCTTTTGGGCGGCCCATTACGCCGCGGAGAAGATCGGCTGCGAGGTGATCCCCGGCGGCGTTCTGGATACCCAGGCCCGTATTCTCAAGATCCAGGAATTGCGACCCACAGCCATGATGGCGACCCCTACTTACGTCCTGGGAATGGCGGACACGGCACGAAACAAGATGGGGCTTGACCCCAGGGAGATGACCATCAACAAGATCACCTGCGCCGGGGAACCCGGGGCCTCCATCCCCACCACAAAGCAACGGATGGAGGAGGCGTGGAACGCCAAGGTTTACGATCACGCGGGGGCCACGGAAATCGGCGCATGGTGCTTCGAGTGCGAGGAGCAGTCCGGCGGGCTCCACGTGAACGAGGCCTTCTTCCTGGTGGAGATCGAAGACGTGGATACCGGGGAGCCCATCCTGGAACCCGGCAGACGCGGCAAGATGATCATAACGGCCCTTGACCGGGTCGCCCAGCCGTGCATCCGCTTCGACTCCAAGGACATCATCGTGTGGGGAGAAGAAGCCTGTCCCTGCGGCCGGACCTTTCGTTTGATAAAGGGGGGGATCATCGGAAGGGCCGACGATATCACAAAAGTCAAGGGAGTTCTGCTGGCTCCGGCAGCCATCGAAGAAGTCGTGCGAGGTTTCAAGGAACTCAGCGACGAGTTCGAGGTGGTGGTCGACAAGGTAGGGGATGTCGACCGGATCACCCTCAAGGTGGAACTCATGCCGGAATTCAAGAGCAGGCAGGAAGAGATCGCAGGCCGCCTCAAGGACGAACTCCGGGTTAAGACCAACCTTGGATACAAGCTGGAATTCCACGAGTACGAGTCTCTTCCCCGGTACGAAGTCAAGGCCAAGCGGTTCAAGGATCTCCGGAAGACCCATTGA
- a CDS encoding IclR family transcriptional regulator, with the protein MDRTKINYKKVPAIEKCFNLLEILSRTDQALGISEIARRLGYHKGTVYNMVYTLLDLGILEQTQKNKFRLGARLYSLGRAAGNSSELIRTVHPFLEDIHRKLHLSAYLGVLVGDHVVTMDKVDSPIHLKVSSEIGLSTHILVGAVGKIILSKMSDEQIEEILSRYELKPYTPYSIVDKGKFMEMIRKTREDGYAYSNQEYIEGIRALAVPLNNYKQNLMTAIYILGLNSQIQDKDVASYGELLKQTARTIDERLAMS; encoded by the coding sequence ATGGACCGGACTAAAATAAACTACAAGAAGGTCCCGGCGATCGAGAAATGTTTCAATCTACTTGAAATCCTTTCCAGAACCGATCAGGCCCTCGGAATCAGTGAAATCGCAAGGCGTTTAGGCTACCATAAGGGGACCGTCTACAATATGGTATACACCCTGTTGGATCTGGGAATTCTTGAACAGACCCAGAAAAACAAATTCCGCCTCGGTGCCCGCCTCTATTCCCTCGGGAGGGCGGCCGGAAACAGCTCCGAGCTGATCCGAACCGTGCACCCCTTCCTTGAGGACATTCACAGGAAACTCCATCTTTCGGCCTATCTCGGAGTCCTCGTTGGAGACCATGTCGTAACCATGGATAAGGTTGATTCCCCCATCCACCTGAAAGTCTCATCTGAAATCGGACTCTCAACCCACATACTGGTCGGCGCCGTGGGTAAGATCATTCTTTCCAAGATGAGCGATGAACAGATCGAGGAGATCTTGTCGCGTTATGAGTTGAAGCCTTACACCCCTTATTCCATAGTGGACAAGGGAAAGTTCATGGAAATGATCCGTAAAACCAGGGAGGATGGTTACGCTTACAGCAACCAGGAATACATAGAGGGCATCCGGGCCCTGGCGGTGCCCCTGAACAACTACAAACAGAACCTCATGACCGCCATCTACATCCTGGGATTGAACAGTCAGATCCAGGACAAGGACGTGGCATCTTACGGTGAACTCCTGAAGCAAACGGCCAGAACCATAGATGAGCGTCTGGCCATGAGCTGA
- a CDS encoding DUF2333 family protein, producing the protein MKEKSRKKMSTRDTKKGHMGSVLLVLVVVLGIFILAVMALNSRKPGPLVLEDVDANVKGAHFIRTNQALVKQMLENWMPNDLFWPTVFLDNMPNFQIGELEVVRYNVRVLRDNLSRMRTTDKLDPFAEAAFTALSNDPYKWWFPSAESKWKLGYDQLESFYRNLLTGKSDFYPRADNLVELLTQYASLMGGVNTRLINAPGDISQTLMIEEKAGETAPSQGGSTVVDINIPWYRVDDNFYYAQGVAYALNESFKAIRSDFKEVLVDKNSLLLVDKILEVLGRCQFEPLIVFNGDPDSIFANHSLNLSGLFNDARQKIQSLVVALKEG; encoded by the coding sequence ATGAAGGAAAAAAGCCGGAAAAAGATGTCCACCAGGGACACCAAGAAGGGGCACATGGGGTCGGTTTTATTGGTCCTTGTCGTTGTACTGGGGATTTTCATACTCGCGGTTATGGCCCTGAATTCCAGGAAGCCGGGGCCCCTCGTACTCGAGGACGTGGATGCGAATGTCAAGGGTGCCCATTTCATTCGGACCAATCAGGCCCTGGTCAAACAGATGCTCGAGAACTGGATGCCGAACGATCTTTTCTGGCCGACCGTATTCCTTGACAACATGCCCAATTTCCAGATCGGCGAGCTGGAGGTGGTTCGATACAACGTGAGGGTCCTGCGGGACAACCTTTCCAGGATGCGCACCACGGACAAGCTGGATCCCTTTGCGGAGGCCGCTTTCACAGCCCTTTCCAACGACCCTTACAAGTGGTGGTTCCCCTCCGCGGAGAGCAAGTGGAAATTGGGATATGATCAGCTCGAATCCTTTTACCGGAATCTACTCACCGGAAAGTCTGATTTCTACCCGAGGGCCGACAATTTGGTGGAACTCCTCACTCAGTACGCTTCACTTATGGGAGGAGTCAATACAAGGCTTATCAACGCCCCGGGAGACATCAGCCAGACCCTGATGATCGAGGAAAAGGCTGGCGAAACCGCTCCCTCCCAGGGAGGTTCCACCGTGGTGGATATCAATATACCCTGGTACCGGGTAGATGATAATTTTTATTACGCCCAGGGTGTGGCCTATGCCCTCAATGAATCCTTCAAGGCGATCCGCTCGGATTTCAAGGAAGTGCTCGTGGACAAGAATTCCTTGTTACTTGTGGATAAGATCCTGGAGGTGCTTGGGCGTTGCCAGTTCGAGCCCCTGATCGTATTCAACGGAGATCCCGACAGCATTTTCGCCAACCATTCCTTGAACCTATCCGGTCTCTTCAACGATGCGAGACAAAAGATCCAATCCCTCGTTGTCGCCTTGAAGGAAGGTTGA
- the hypA gene encoding hydrogenase maturation nickel metallochaperone HypA, with amino-acid sequence MHEMSIARDMIRIIREEMESHGMRRVKSVYLRLGKMTGVIPESLSFCFEVMIQGTELEGARLITEVLPLMGMCRECGCRFEIRDYTFLCPSCGSSEVEPVSGRELEVFELEGE; translated from the coding sequence ATGCACGAGATGTCCATCGCCAGGGACATGATCCGGATCATCAGGGAGGAGATGGAATCTCATGGTATGCGAAGGGTCAAAAGCGTGTACCTCCGCCTGGGAAAGATGACCGGTGTGATCCCTGAATCTCTTTCCTTCTGCTTTGAGGTGATGATCCAGGGAACGGAACTGGAGGGGGCTCGTTTGATCACGGAAGTGCTTCCACTCATGGGAATGTGCAGGGAGTGCGGGTGCCGCTTCGAGATAAGGGATTATACCTTCCTGTGCCCTTCCTGCGGGAGCTCCGAGGTGGAACCTGTTTCGGGCAGGGAACTGGAGGTCTTTGAACTGGAGGGCGAGTGA
- the hypB gene encoding hydrogenase nickel incorporation protein HypB, with protein sequence MKVSVVRNVLEANERIANQNREIFDLNRVLVINLMSSPGAGKTSLLEKTIDALKEDLKLGVIEGDVQSTRDADRIARKGIPVIQINTGGACHLDANMVRDALGRMEIKGLDCLIIENVGNLVCPAEFKVGEDHKVMILSVTEGDDKPEKYPLMFRESRVLLINKIDLLPYVTCSVESIMEAARKIRPDLEVLEISCKTEEGLISWFEWIRREIRAKKEGESPWGGGDD encoded by the coding sequence ATGAAGGTATCGGTGGTGCGAAACGTCCTGGAGGCGAACGAGCGCATAGCAAACCAGAACCGGGAGATTTTCGACCTGAACAGGGTCCTGGTCATCAACCTCATGAGTTCGCCGGGGGCCGGGAAGACAAGTCTCCTTGAAAAGACTATCGATGCATTGAAGGAAGACCTGAAGCTGGGCGTCATCGAAGGAGACGTGCAGTCTACCCGTGACGCGGACCGTATCGCCCGAAAGGGGATTCCGGTCATTCAGATCAACACCGGAGGCGCCTGCCACCTGGACGCCAATATGGTGAGGGACGCCCTGGGGCGAATGGAGATCAAGGGGCTGGATTGCCTCATCATTGAAAACGTGGGGAACCTGGTCTGCCCCGCTGAATTCAAAGTGGGGGAAGATCACAAGGTGATGATTCTAAGTGTGACCGAGGGGGACGATAAGCCGGAGAAGTATCCTCTCATGTTTCGGGAGTCAAGGGTGCTTTTGATCAACAAGATCGACCTTCTTCCCTACGTAACATGCAGCGTTGAAAGCATCATGGAGGCGGCCAGAAAGATCCGGCCGGACCTTGAGGTCCTTGAGATCTCCTGCAAGACGGAAGAGGGGCTGATATCGTGGTTTGAGTGGATCCGTAGAGAGATCCGGGCGAAGAAGGAAGGAGAGTCTCCCTGGGGGGGCGGTGACGATTAG
- a CDS encoding transcriptional repressor, with amino-acid sequence MIHDNEFEKDNFRNLIESDTTGDLDKRLHVIDAFLGTEEHVTVEDLVEILRKSGYDYDPAFVQQCLNRWVEHGFAQKKQFEGQPPRYEHRHLGRHHDHLICTRCGKIEEFRDEALERLQLQIAARRGFHMLQHKMEIYGLCSACLAKRRPLLPLAMAKNGESVIIKEIRGGREMIGRLAAMGFRPGDILEVINNNGKGRMIVGHECSRLALGRGIAQKIMVSLAPQGQGPDCREKRQ; translated from the coding sequence ATGATCCATGACAACGAGTTTGAAAAGGACAATTTCAGGAACCTCATCGAATCAGACACCACCGGGGACCTGGACAAGAGGCTCCATGTGATCGACGCCTTTCTGGGGACCGAGGAGCATGTGACGGTCGAAGACCTGGTGGAGATCCTCAGGAAAAGCGGATACGATTACGATCCCGCCTTTGTTCAGCAATGTCTCAATCGCTGGGTAGAACACGGATTCGCCCAGAAAAAACAATTTGAAGGCCAGCCCCCCCGTTACGAGCATCGCCATCTGGGCCGCCACCACGACCATCTTATCTGCACCAGGTGCGGGAAAATCGAAGAGTTCAGGGACGAGGCACTGGAACGGCTTCAGCTCCAGATAGCGGCCCGGAGAGGGTTCCATATGCTCCAGCACAAGATGGAGATTTACGGCCTCTGCAGCGCATGCCTGGCCAAGAGGAGGCCGTTGCTCCCCCTCGCCATGGCCAAAAACGGTGAAAGTGTCATCATCAAGGAAATCAGGGGGGGAAGGGAGATGATCGGCAGGCTGGCTGCAATGGGGTTTCGCCCGGGAGACATCCTGGAGGTGATCAACAACAACGGCAAAGGCCGGATGATCGTAGGTCACGAATGCTCCCGCCTGGCCCTGGGGCGGGGAATCGCCCAAAAAATCATGGTCTCCCTGGCCCCCCAGGGTCAGGGTCCGGACTGCCGCGAAAAGCGCCAATAA
- a CDS encoding transcriptional repressor yields MGEEVELFRSFIGEKGLRNTPEREMIIEEIFASREHFDVDELYLRLRKKGSKVSKASIYRNLPLILECGLIKEVWHQDGHMHYEPLYGREHHCHLRCIRCGRVIEFYEEELKNIEKRLEERYRFQIIDHRMDVLGYCPECRKKQ; encoded by the coding sequence ATGGGAGAGGAGGTAGAGCTTTTCCGTTCCTTCATTGGTGAGAAAGGCCTGCGGAACACCCCTGAAAGGGAAATGATCATCGAGGAGATCTTCGCGAGCCGGGAACATTTCGATGTAGATGAGCTCTACCTACGGCTTCGCAAAAAGGGCAGCAAGGTTTCCAAGGCCTCCATTTACCGCAACCTTCCGCTTATCCTGGAATGCGGCCTCATCAAGGAAGTATGGCACCAGGACGGACACATGCATTACGAACCCCTGTACGGCCGGGAACACCACTGCCACCTCCGTTGCATTCGGTGCGGGAGGGTCATTGAATTTTACGAAGAGGAGCTGAAAAATATCGAAAAGCGCCTGGAGGAGAGGTACCGCTTTCAAATCATAGACCATAGGATGGATGTGCTGGGTTATTGCCCGGAGTGCAGGAAAAAACAGTAA
- a CDS encoding MBL fold metallo-hydrolase: MEPVLLPLKQDRPGFENFIGSWLIADRDRNLLIDVGPNNSIDQLISSLETRGVDRVDYILLSHIHADHAGGLGRFLDYFPESKIVCHEKGLPHLISPGRLEAASREVLGDLMDTYGPIRPVPQASLLSHKEAKVEGLTIIETPGHAAHHLSFLYRGHLFAGEAGGIFIEVNGTPYTRPATPPVFFLEKYEESLKRLLAFEDQPLYYIHFGKASSSHEFLKRALDQLLLWEEVIGEEFRKGTEAFTEVCINRLLEKDSCLAAFKDMAPWEKEREILFITHCIQGYVGYFSRNG; encoded by the coding sequence ATGGAACCAGTTTTACTGCCACTCAAACAGGACCGCCCAGGATTTGAAAATTTTATCGGATCCTGGCTTATCGCGGATCGAGACCGGAACCTTCTAATCGATGTCGGACCCAACAACTCCATCGACCAGTTGATATCCTCCCTGGAGACACGAGGAGTGGATCGGGTGGATTACATCCTCCTGAGCCATATCCATGCAGACCATGCGGGAGGCCTGGGCCGCTTCCTGGATTACTTTCCGGAAAGCAAAATCGTCTGTCACGAGAAAGGGCTCCCCCATCTCATTTCCCCCGGCAGACTCGAAGCCGCCAGCAGGGAGGTCCTTGGGGATTTAATGGACACTTACGGGCCTATCCGGCCCGTCCCTCAGGCTTCTCTTCTCTCACACAAAGAGGCAAAGGTGGAGGGGCTTACAATCATCGAAACTCCGGGGCACGCAGCGCACCACCTGAGCTTTCTTTACAGGGGACATCTTTTCGCCGGGGAGGCCGGCGGAATTTTCATAGAAGTCAATGGGACCCCCTATACCCGACCCGCCACCCCTCCGGTCTTTTTTCTCGAAAAATACGAGGAAAGCCTTAAGCGCCTACTCGCCTTCGAAGATCAACCCCTCTATTATATCCACTTCGGGAAGGCCTCGAGTTCCCACGAATTCTTAAAAAGGGCCCTGGACCAGCTTCTCCTTTGGGAAGAGGTAATTGGAGAGGAATTTAGAAAAGGGACTGAAGCCTTTACGGAAGTCTGCATCAACAGGCTCCTGGAGAAAGACTCCTGCCTCGCCGCCTTCAAGGACATGGCTCCCTGGGAAAAAGAAAGGGAAATCCTGTTCATTACCCACTGCATCCAGGGATACGTCGGTTACTTCTCCCGCAATGGTTAG